One Strigops habroptila isolate Jane chromosome 19, bStrHab1.2.pri, whole genome shotgun sequence genomic window carries:
- the PSMC5 gene encoding LOW QUALITY PROTEIN: 26S proteasome regulatory subunit 8 (The sequence of the model RefSeq protein was modified relative to this genomic sequence to represent the inferred CDS: inserted 1 base in 1 codon; deleted 1 base in 1 codon): MPAEKMAVDGPEQMEMDDGKGGTGLRQYYLSKIEELQLIVNEKSQNLRRLQAQRNELNAKVRLLREELQLLQEQGSYVGEVVRAMDKKKVLVKVHPEGKFVVDVDKNIDINDVTPNCRVALRNDSYTLHKILPNKVDPLVSLMMVEKVPDSTYEMIGGLDKQIKEIKEVIELPVKHPELFEALGIAQPKGVLLYGPPGTGKTLLARAVAHHTDCTFIRVSGSELVQKFIGEGARMVRELFVMAREHAPSIIFMDEIDSIGSSRLEGGSGGDSEVQRTMLELLNQLDGFEATKNIKVIMATNRIDILDSALLRPGRIDRKIEFPPPNEEARWTSSRSHSRKMNLTRGXNLRKIAELMPGASGAEVKGVCTEAGMYALRERRVHVTQEDFEMAVAKVMQKDSEKNMSIKKLWK, translated from the exons ATGCCGGCGGAGAAGATGGCGGTGGACGGGCCCGAGCAG ATGGAGATGGATGACGGGAAGGGCGGCACAGGGCTCCGGCAGTACTACCTGTCCAAGATCGAGGAGCTGCAG CTCATTGTGAATGAGAAAAGCCAGAACCTGCGGCGCCTGCAAGCGCAGAGGAACGAGCTGAATGCTAAAG TGCGCCTGCTGCgggaggagctgcagctcctgcaggagcaggggtcCTACGTGGGAGAAGTCGTGAGAGCCATGGACAAGAAGAAAGTGCTTGTCAAG GTGCACCCAGAGGGCAAGTTCGTGGTGGATGTGGACAAGAACATCGACATCAACGAC gtgACCCCGAACTGCCGCGTGGCCCTGCGCAACGACAGCTACACCCTGCACAAGATCCTGCCCAACAAAGTGGACCCTCTCGTGTCCCTCATGATGGTGGAGAAGGTTCCAGATTCTACTTACGAGATGATCGGCGGCTTGGACAAGCAGATTAAGGAGATCAAGGAGGTGATCGAGCTGCCCGTCAAGCACCCTGAGCTCTTTGAGGCGCTGGGGATCGCCCAGCCCAAG GGGGTGCTGCTCTACGGACCCCCTGGCACAGGCAAGACCTTGCTGGCCAGGGCTGTGGCCCACCACACCGACTGCACCTTCATCCGCGTGTCGGGCTCGGAGCTGGTGCAGAAGTTCATTGGGGAAG GCGCCCGCATGGTGCGGGAGCTGTTCGTGATGGCCCGGGAGCACGCTCCCTCCATCATCTTCATGGATGAGATTGACTCCATCGGCTCGTCCCGCCTGGAGGGCGGCTCTGGTGGGGACAGTGAGGTGCAGCGCACGATGCTGGAGCTCCTCAACCAGCTCGATGGCTTCGAGGCCACCAAGAACATCAAG GTGATCATGGCCACAAACCGCATCGACATCCTGGACTCGGCTCTGCTGCGCCCCGGCCGCATCGACAGGAAGATCGAGTTCCCTCCTCCCAATGAGGAG GCCCGCTGGACATCCTCAAGATCCCACTCCCGGAAGATGAACCTGACGCGAG ATAACCTGCGCAAGATCGCGGAGCTGATGCCGGGCGCATCGGGC GCGGAGGTGAAG GGGGTGTGCACAGAGGCTGGCATGTACGCGCTGAGGGAGAGGCGGGTGCACGTCACGCAAGAAGACTTTGAAATGGCTGTTGCCAAG GTGATGCAGAAGGACAGCGAGAAGAACATGTCCATCAAGAAGCTGTGGAAGTAA